A single region of the Solwaraspora sp. WMMD791 genome encodes:
- a CDS encoding transcriptional regulator — MTTGLNEIIHPLHRLQICAMLHPVESLAFAAVRDAVSMSDSALSKQLKVLQEAGYVTVRKEPLNSRIHAWVSLTPLGRTVFTAHMAELRRVADAAVDTDHPPARS; from the coding sequence GTGACCACCGGGCTCAACGAGATCATCCATCCCCTGCACCGGCTGCAGATCTGCGCGATGCTGCACCCGGTCGAGTCACTGGCCTTCGCCGCGGTGCGCGATGCGGTGTCCATGAGCGACTCAGCGCTCAGCAAGCAGCTCAAGGTGCTGCAGGAGGCGGGGTACGTCACCGTCCGGAAAGAGCCATTGAATTCTCGAATCCACGCTTGGGTGTCGCTGACCCCGCTCGGTAGAACGGTGTTCACCGCCCACATGGCCGAGCTCCGTCGGGTCGCCGACGCCGCCGTCGACACCGACCACCCGCCCGCCCGGAGCTGA
- a CDS encoding nucleotide disphospho-sugar-binding domain-containing protein — MTPAVAHIAFMSVPLHGHVNPMLGVAAELTRRGHRVSFATGAGFESLIAETGATAVPYRSVLPAAGPDGAWLAADDDGRAAAALFRRERDHALPQIATAYADDRPDLVVYDTVTAHAPVLAARWQVPEVQFSPTHVFPRGSEELIGSPVRLAPPVTPCVVAMPRSLQIQAERTDPAHRFVGPVRWRRDADGDWSAPPGRRVAFVSLGTTYNRRTDVLARCAHALHADGWHVVVATGGDVEPARLGDLPAGVEVHRWVPQVRVLEQASVFVTAGGTGSVLEGLSHGVPLVVVPQGVEHFVTAARVEALGLGRTVRPEAFSADAVRDAVDAVVTSDRVRQALAAMRAEIEAAGGARAAADIVEAHLPADRRTPHPGEHLDRHRKGHAA; from the coding sequence GTGACACCCGCCGTCGCGCACATCGCGTTCATGTCGGTCCCGCTGCACGGACACGTGAACCCGATGCTCGGAGTGGCCGCCGAGTTGACCCGGCGGGGACACCGGGTGAGCTTTGCGACCGGCGCCGGCTTCGAGTCGCTGATCGCCGAGACCGGGGCGACAGCCGTGCCGTACCGCTCGGTCCTGCCCGCCGCCGGCCCGGACGGGGCCTGGCTGGCCGCCGACGACGACGGCCGGGCCGCCGCCGCATTGTTCCGCCGGGAACGCGACCACGCGTTGCCGCAGATCGCCACCGCATACGCCGACGATCGACCGGACCTGGTCGTCTACGACACGGTCACCGCGCACGCCCCGGTGCTCGCCGCCCGCTGGCAGGTTCCCGAGGTCCAGTTCTCGCCGACACATGTGTTCCCGCGCGGAAGCGAAGAGCTGATCGGCTCCCCGGTCCGGCTCGCCCCACCCGTCACGCCCTGCGTGGTGGCCATGCCCCGGTCGTTGCAGATCCAGGCGGAGCGGACCGACCCGGCCCACCGCTTCGTCGGTCCCGTGCGGTGGCGGCGCGACGCCGACGGGGACTGGAGCGCACCTCCCGGGCGACGGGTCGCGTTCGTGTCGCTCGGCACGACCTACAACCGTCGTACGGACGTTCTCGCCCGGTGCGCGCACGCCCTGCACGCCGACGGATGGCACGTGGTGGTCGCCACCGGCGGCGACGTCGAACCCGCCCGGCTCGGCGACCTGCCGGCCGGCGTCGAGGTGCACCGGTGGGTGCCCCAGGTGCGGGTGCTCGAACAGGCCTCGGTGTTCGTCACCGCCGGCGGCACCGGCAGCGTCCTGGAAGGGCTCAGCCACGGCGTTCCGCTGGTGGTCGTGCCGCAGGGGGTCGAGCACTTCGTCACCGCCGCCCGGGTCGAGGCCCTCGGCCTGGGCCGGACGGTCCGCCCGGAGGCGTTCTCCGCCGACGCCGTCCGCGACGCGGTCGACGCGGTCGTGACCAGCGACCGGGTCCGCCAGGCGCTCGCGGCGATGCGGGCCGAGATCGAAGCGGCCGGCGGGGCCCGGGCCGCGGCCGACATCGTCGAGGCACACCTACCGGCGGACCGGCGGACCCCCCACCCGGGCGAACATCTGGACCGACACCGGAAAGGACACGCGGCGTGA
- a CDS encoding ABC transporter ATP-binding protein — MSYGQRQVLHGIDFTVGPGEIVALLGPNGAGKSTTIEVLEGFRIRSGGEVSVLGTDPAHGDERWRSQLGIVLQSWRDHGKWRVRELLAHFASFYRPYARAAADAASGGDGGGDGGGPWDVDDLLATVGLDAHARQPVATLSGGQRRRLDIAVGIVGRPRVLFLDEPTAGFDPQARHEFHELVRGLADTQMSILLTTHDLQEAEKLADRILILAGGRIVASGTLDELAGKLDGAAEITWTVGGRAHSARSADVSGFVRTLLCSDADVQDLRVHRPSLEDIYLKLVHDAEGIR, encoded by the coding sequence ATGAGCTACGGCCAGCGGCAGGTGCTGCACGGGATCGACTTCACCGTCGGCCCCGGCGAGATCGTGGCCCTGCTCGGGCCCAACGGCGCGGGCAAGAGCACCACCATCGAGGTACTGGAGGGCTTCCGGATCCGCTCTGGCGGCGAGGTCTCGGTGCTCGGCACCGACCCGGCGCACGGCGACGAGCGGTGGCGCTCGCAGCTCGGCATCGTCCTGCAGTCCTGGCGTGACCATGGCAAGTGGCGGGTACGGGAACTGCTGGCCCACTTCGCGTCGTTCTACCGGCCGTACGCTCGCGCCGCCGCCGACGCCGCCTCTGGTGGCGACGGTGGTGGCGACGGCGGTGGGCCGTGGGACGTCGACGACCTGCTCGCCACCGTCGGACTCGACGCGCACGCCCGTCAACCGGTCGCCACCCTCTCCGGCGGGCAACGCCGCCGGCTGGACATCGCGGTCGGCATCGTCGGCCGCCCGAGGGTGCTGTTCCTGGACGAACCCACCGCCGGCTTCGATCCGCAGGCCCGGCACGAGTTCCACGAGCTGGTCCGCGGGCTCGCCGACACCCAGATGTCGATCCTGCTGACCACCCACGACCTGCAGGAAGCCGAGAAGCTTGCCGACCGGATCTTGATCCTGGCCGGCGGCCGGATCGTCGCCAGCGGCACCCTCGACGAGTTGGCCGGCAAGCTGGACGGTGCCGCCGAGATCACCTGGACCGTCGGCGGCAGGGCGCACAGCGCCCGCTCGGCCGACGTCTCCGGGTTCGTCCGCACGCTGCTGTGCTCCGACGCGGACGTGCAGGACCTGCGGGTGCACCGGCCCAGCCTGGAGGACATCTACCTGAAACTGGTACACGATGCGGAGGGCATCCGATGA
- a CDS encoding ABC transporter permease, whose protein sequence is MNPTVHAVGLGLRRGLTELRQVLTNGQDLASNLAWLVGLLAPIWFMRDDLLAGTDLSVAAFVLPSLLSMCVGFNGLLMLAQQLVVEREDGTLLRLKALPQGMLSYLIGKIVLISAMVAFAWVMVLGAGALLVDGLRLHEPGRWATLLWVLPLGLLAMLPLGAVIGSLIESPRSIGLVMLPVFALAIVSGIFYPVSGFPAWLQVVAQAFPLYWLGLAARSALLPETALAVEIGNSWRHWETVAALGAWSVVGLVAAPIVLRYAARRESGSIMSERRDRALRRRTA, encoded by the coding sequence ATGAACCCGACCGTGCACGCCGTCGGCCTGGGCCTGCGCCGAGGTCTCACCGAGCTGCGGCAGGTACTCACCAACGGCCAGGACCTGGCCAGCAACCTGGCCTGGCTGGTCGGGTTGCTGGCCCCGATCTGGTTCATGCGCGACGACCTGCTCGCCGGCACCGACCTGTCCGTGGCCGCGTTCGTGCTACCCAGCCTGCTCAGTATGTGCGTCGGGTTCAACGGTCTGCTGATGCTCGCCCAGCAGCTGGTCGTCGAGCGTGAGGACGGCACCCTGCTGCGACTCAAGGCGCTGCCGCAGGGGATGCTGTCGTACCTGATCGGCAAGATCGTGCTGATCTCGGCGATGGTGGCCTTCGCCTGGGTCATGGTGCTCGGTGCCGGCGCGCTGCTCGTCGACGGTCTCCGGCTGCACGAACCCGGCCGCTGGGCGACGCTGCTGTGGGTGCTGCCGCTGGGCCTGCTGGCGATGCTGCCGCTCGGCGCGGTCATCGGGTCACTGATCGAAAGCCCGCGCAGCATCGGCCTGGTGATGCTGCCGGTCTTCGCCCTCGCCATCGTCTCCGGCATCTTCTACCCGGTGTCCGGCTTCCCTGCCTGGCTGCAGGTCGTCGCGCAGGCGTTCCCGCTCTACTGGCTCGGGCTGGCGGCCCGGTCGGCGCTGCTGCCGGAGACCGCGCTCGCCGTGGAGATCGGCAACTCCTGGCGGCACTGGGAGACGGTCGCGGCGCTCGGTGCCTGGAGCGTGGTCGGTCTGGTCGCCGCGCCGATCGTGCTGCGCTACGCCGCCCGGCGCGAGTCGGGGTCCATCATGTCCGAGCGCCGGGACCGCGCGCTGCGCCGCCGGACCGCGTGA
- a CDS encoding GPP34 family phosphoprotein, whose product MSRLAENLVLLLLDDATGRSTVDTGRRYRAVGSAVLLDLVRAGRVTIAAADDAREARVQVVDAAPTGDPALDTALGKLAPKPLKVGWAAENLGHDCWQPLLELLAADGAIRQQEQRVLGLLKTTTWPAGDGTRERVVREAITTALHGAEPDEETGVLITILHGIGAVPGADNEATRARAAQIAKTGWAAGPLRDAFHGLGTAQLVTLFAAS is encoded by the coding sequence ATGTCCCGTCTGGCCGAGAACCTCGTCCTGCTACTGCTCGACGACGCCACTGGTCGCAGCACCGTCGACACCGGACGCCGCTACCGCGCGGTGGGCAGCGCGGTGCTGCTCGACCTGGTCCGGGCCGGCCGGGTGACCATCGCCGCCGCCGACGACGCCCGCGAGGCCCGGGTGCAGGTCGTCGATGCCGCGCCGACCGGCGACCCGGCGCTGGACACCGCGCTGGGCAAGCTCGCCCCGAAGCCGCTGAAGGTCGGCTGGGCGGCGGAGAACCTCGGCCACGACTGCTGGCAGCCGCTGCTGGAGCTGCTGGCCGCCGACGGCGCGATCCGCCAGCAGGAGCAACGGGTGCTCGGCCTGCTGAAGACGACGACCTGGCCGGCCGGGGACGGCACCCGGGAGCGGGTGGTACGCGAGGCGATCACCACCGCGCTGCACGGCGCCGAGCCCGACGAGGAGACCGGCGTACTGATCACGATCCTGCACGGCATCGGCGCGGTACCGGGTGCCGACAACGAGGCCACCAGGGCCCGCGCGGCCCAGATCGCGAAGACCGGGTGGGCTGCCGGGCCGCTGCGGGACGCTTTCCACGGTCTGGGTACGGCGCAGCTCGTCACCCTGTTCGCGGCGAGCTGA
- a CDS encoding glycosyltransferase family 4 protein, whose protein sequence is MSADGIVLIVDHQLPTPDRDSGSLRLRRVIDELRGLGRQVLFFPMHPTAPSAYAERLRRDGVGVVSDRTQQHRFLAEQGHRIALALLCRPEPAVAMLGPVRDAAPRALIAYDTVDLHFHRLGRQAALAREAGSADRYALRARAESMRAVELMLAAECDVTLVVSDDERQLVAAAVPTATVAVLSNIHQPDGPVRPPADNARILFVGNYRHQPNVDAARWLCAEVLPAVRARVPTAVVDLVGDGAPPEVATLAGTAVTVHGWVPDLRAVYARARVAVAPLRYGAGVKGKVGEAVEYGVPVVGTAVAFEGMGLRPGRDVLAGETAEELAAALVRVLRDDALAARLAAASRPALAARCGVAAARSVLRRLLQQAADRQSLGQQSLGQQSLGQQSLGQQSVGQQRRAAPV, encoded by the coding sequence ATGTCCGCCGACGGGATCGTCCTCATCGTCGATCACCAGCTGCCGACGCCTGATCGGGACTCCGGTTCACTACGGCTGCGGCGCGTCATCGACGAGTTGCGCGGCCTCGGCCGCCAGGTGCTGTTCTTCCCGATGCACCCGACGGCCCCGTCGGCGTACGCCGAGCGGCTGCGCCGCGACGGGGTGGGCGTCGTGTCCGACCGGACCCAACAGCACCGGTTCCTCGCCGAACAGGGGCACCGGATCGCGCTGGCGCTGCTGTGCCGCCCCGAACCGGCCGTCGCGATGCTCGGGCCGGTACGCGACGCCGCGCCCCGGGCACTGATCGCCTACGACACGGTGGACCTGCACTTCCATCGGCTCGGGCGGCAGGCCGCGCTGGCGCGGGAGGCAGGTTCGGCCGACCGGTACGCGCTGCGCGCCCGGGCGGAGAGCATGCGGGCCGTGGAGCTGATGCTCGCCGCCGAGTGCGACGTCACGCTGGTGGTCTCCGACGACGAGCGGCAGCTCGTCGCCGCGGCGGTGCCCACGGCGACGGTGGCGGTGCTGTCCAACATCCACCAGCCGGACGGCCCGGTCCGGCCACCGGCGGACAACGCCCGGATCCTGTTCGTCGGCAACTACCGCCATCAGCCGAACGTCGACGCCGCCCGGTGGCTGTGCGCCGAGGTGCTGCCGGCCGTCCGCGCGCGGGTGCCGACGGCCGTGGTCGACCTGGTCGGCGACGGCGCACCGCCGGAGGTGGCCACGCTGGCCGGGACGGCGGTCACCGTACACGGCTGGGTCCCCGACCTACGGGCCGTCTACGCGCGGGCCCGGGTCGCGGTGGCACCGCTGCGCTACGGCGCAGGCGTCAAGGGCAAGGTCGGCGAGGCCGTCGAGTACGGGGTTCCGGTGGTCGGCACCGCGGTGGCGTTCGAGGGGATGGGGCTGCGACCCGGCCGGGACGTGCTGGCCGGGGAGACCGCCGAGGAGCTCGCCGCCGCGCTGGTGCGGGTGTTGCGCGACGATGCGCTGGCGGCCCGGCTCGCGGCGGCGAGCCGACCGGCGCTGGCGGCCCGCTGTGGCGTGGCGGCCGCCCGGTCGGTGTTGCGACGGTTGCTCCAGCAGGCGGCCGACCGGCAGTCACTCGGCCAGCAGTCACTCGGCCAGCAGTCACTCGGCCAGCAGTCACTCGGCCAGCAATCAGTCGGCCAGCAGCGCAGAGCTGCCCCGGTTTGA
- a CDS encoding helix-turn-helix domain-containing protein: MAMQIVQPEFGHRLRRLRTERGMSQRELAVGVVNQSYISLLESGARVPTPDVVSHLAEMLGVPLEVMSGAADPAGSAGPRPSAGPLSPAGSLSPAGSRSLAGPTERPATDSRLTEPGAAEELAREMITVSAMEQGDLDHAAQVLTETYLAARRTGRAIATLSHGLALDRVLEQRNDRAARYELLTELVEVAEQVGVPEALVRTRIALASAARDMGRLADAFTQIEQAEREIAGTAFVDGSEHIRLLAVHISVLSDAGGGVEVTRIVDRMLAMADRLAGPAILGRAHWVASIAMARVGEVDRSLEHLRAARAMLTSPTTSLRDWARFAVAAVSALMDAEADVGEITAHMVAARAAIAAAETAAAPSAVASLEMRYALATGDPQRALAIAESVPEADLPGIERVRFAVALGRALHRCGRTEEAVAELRRAAQLAEGAAAYRRASRIWREVNDMAG; encoded by the coding sequence ATGGCAATGCAGATTGTGCAGCCCGAGTTCGGGCACCGACTGCGCCGCTTGCGCACCGAGCGCGGCATGTCGCAGCGCGAACTCGCCGTCGGTGTCGTCAACCAGTCCTACATCTCGCTGCTGGAATCCGGGGCGCGGGTGCCCACACCGGACGTCGTCAGCCACCTCGCCGAGATGCTCGGCGTACCGCTGGAGGTGATGTCCGGCGCGGCCGACCCGGCCGGGTCCGCAGGACCGAGGCCCTCGGCCGGGCCCCTGTCGCCGGCCGGGTCCCTGTCGCCGGCCGGGTCACGCTCGCTGGCCGGGCCGACCGAGCGGCCGGCGACCGACTCGCGGCTGACCGAGCCGGGTGCCGCCGAGGAGCTGGCCCGCGAGATGATCACGGTCAGTGCCATGGAACAGGGCGACCTCGACCACGCCGCGCAGGTTCTCACCGAGACCTATCTGGCGGCCCGCAGGACCGGGCGGGCCATCGCCACGCTCAGCCACGGGCTGGCCCTGGACCGGGTCCTTGAGCAGCGCAACGACCGAGCGGCGCGCTACGAACTGCTCACCGAGCTGGTCGAGGTCGCCGAGCAGGTCGGGGTGCCCGAAGCGCTGGTGCGGACCCGGATCGCACTGGCCAGCGCGGCCCGCGACATGGGCCGGCTCGCCGACGCCTTCACCCAGATCGAGCAGGCGGAGCGGGAGATCGCCGGCACGGCCTTCGTCGACGGCAGCGAACACATCCGGCTGCTCGCGGTGCACATTTCCGTACTCAGTGACGCCGGCGGCGGCGTCGAGGTGACCCGGATCGTCGACCGGATGTTGGCGATGGCGGACCGGCTGGCGGGCCCGGCCATCCTGGGCCGCGCACACTGGGTGGCCAGCATCGCCATGGCCAGGGTCGGCGAGGTGGACCGCTCCCTGGAGCATCTGCGGGCGGCCCGCGCGATGCTGACCAGTCCGACCACGTCGCTACGGGACTGGGCCCGGTTCGCCGTGGCCGCGGTTTCCGCGTTGATGGACGCCGAGGCCGACGTCGGAGAGATCACCGCGCACATGGTCGCCGCCCGCGCGGCCATCGCGGCGGCCGAGACCGCTGCGGCACCGTCCGCCGTGGCCAGTCTGGAGATGCGGTACGCGTTGGCGACCGGTGATCCGCAGCGGGCCCTGGCGATCGCCGAGTCGGTGCCCGAGGCGGACCTGCCCGGCATCGAACGGGTCCGGTTCGCGGTGGCGCTGGGGCGTGCGCTGCACCGGTGCGGACGTACGGAGGAGGCGGTGGCGGAGTTGCGCCGGGCGGCCCAGCTCGCCGAAGGTGCCGCCGCGTACCGGCGGGCGAGCCGCATCTGGCGGGAGGTCAACGACATGGCGGGGTGA
- a CDS encoding S8 family peptidase, giving the protein MTRQGAVAAAAAMLISATASPAFAAPGEILGADRPGAIPGSYLVVFADTAGAANRAHTTDLAARYGAKVRHVYSHALRGFAATMSESAARRIAARPGVAHVEQDGLVQVTDTQPSPPSWGLDRIDQRDLPLNNSYTYPTTASTVRAYVVDTGIRTTHTTFGGRASWGTNTTGDGNNTDCNGHGTHVAGTIGGSQYGVAKAVSLVAVKVLNCAGSGSFAGVAAGVDWVTGHHAPGVPAVANMSLGGAGTNATVENAVRNSIADGVVYTIASGNSNADACGFTPARVAEAITVNASTRTDARASFSNWGTCTDVFAPGEAITSAWSTSDTATNTISGTSMAAPHVAGAAALLLAASPSLTPAQVATALLGTATPSKITNPGSGSPNLLLFVAQGPPPPASVVYRFWNGRDHISSTATSVAGYQREGPLGSVRTSPEAGTRPLYQCLVSGWDHMTSLDANCEGQRVIGLIGYAYTSPPAGSYLTVRRCRMSSGDHFDSTTSNCEGQIVEGLLGYLTS; this is encoded by the coding sequence ATGACCAGACAGGGGGCGGTGGCCGCAGCGGCCGCCATGCTGATCTCGGCTACCGCGTCACCCGCCTTCGCCGCCCCCGGCGAGATCCTCGGGGCGGACCGCCCCGGCGCGATCCCGGGCAGCTATCTCGTCGTCTTCGCCGACACCGCCGGCGCGGCCAACCGAGCGCACACCACCGACCTCGCGGCGCGGTACGGCGCAAAGGTCCGGCACGTCTACTCGCACGCGTTGCGTGGCTTCGCCGCGACGATGAGCGAGTCGGCCGCACGCCGGATCGCCGCCCGGCCCGGCGTAGCCCACGTCGAGCAGGACGGTCTGGTGCAGGTGACCGACACCCAGCCCAGCCCGCCGTCCTGGGGCCTGGACCGGATCGACCAGCGGGATCTGCCGCTGAACAACAGCTACACCTACCCGACGACGGCGTCGACCGTGCGCGCCTACGTCGTCGACACCGGCATCCGGACCACCCATACCACCTTCGGCGGACGGGCCTCCTGGGGCACGAACACCACCGGGGACGGCAACAACACCGACTGCAACGGCCACGGCACCCACGTCGCCGGCACCATCGGCGGATCCCAGTACGGCGTCGCCAAGGCGGTCAGCCTGGTCGCCGTCAAGGTGCTCAACTGCGCCGGCTCAGGCTCCTTCGCCGGAGTCGCCGCCGGCGTCGACTGGGTGACGGGCCACCACGCGCCGGGTGTACCCGCGGTGGCCAACATGAGTCTGGGTGGTGCCGGGACGAACGCCACCGTCGAGAACGCGGTCCGCAACTCGATCGCCGACGGTGTCGTCTACACGATCGCCTCCGGCAACAGCAACGCCGACGCCTGCGGTTTCACCCCGGCCCGGGTCGCCGAGGCGATCACCGTCAACGCGAGCACCCGCACCGACGCGCGCGCGTCCTTCTCCAACTGGGGCACCTGCACCGATGTCTTCGCCCCAGGTGAAGCGATCACCTCGGCCTGGTCCACCAGCGACACCGCCACCAACACCATCAGCGGCACCTCGATGGCCGCCCCACACGTGGCCGGGGCGGCAGCCCTGCTGCTCGCCGCCAGCCCCAGCCTGACCCCGGCGCAGGTGGCGACGGCACTGCTCGGCACCGCCACCCCGAGCAAGATCACCAACCCGGGATCCGGGTCGCCGAACCTGCTGCTGTTCGTCGCCCAGGGTCCCCCGCCGCCGGCCTCGGTGGTCTACCGCTTCTGGAACGGCCGGGACCACATCAGCAGCACCGCCACCTCGGTCGCCGGATACCAGCGGGAGGGCCCGCTGGGATCGGTCCGCACCAGTCCGGAGGCCGGCACCCGCCCGCTCTACCAGTGTCTCGTCTCCGGTTGGGACCACATGACGTCGCTGGACGCGAACTGTGAAGGCCAGCGGGTCATCGGCCTGATCGGGTACGCGTACACCTCGCCGCCTGCCGGGTCGTACCTGACGGTACGCCGGTGCCGGATGTCCAGTGGGGACCACTTCGACTCCACTACCAGCAACTGCGAAGGACAGATCGTCGAGGGCCTGCTCGGTTACCTGACCAGCTGA
- a CDS encoding fibronectin type III domain-containing protein, whose translation MTFRATPANTTSYTWTGLTPGTYLCFNIRSCNAAGYSAWTPWACTTTP comes from the coding sequence GTGACCTTCCGCGCTACCCCGGCGAACACCACCTCCTACACCTGGACCGGGCTGACCCCCGGCACCTACCTGTGCTTCAACATCCGCTCCTGCAACGCCGCCGGATACTCCGCCTGGACACCATGGGCCTGCACCACCACCCCCTGA
- a CDS encoding DinB family protein, with translation MALPRIRPPFDADERTQLVGWLDMQRAIVHFKCEGLSDADAHRALLPSSPLMTVAGIVSHLRWVEQTWFEVLFLGGPADGPQFDETREDADMMVDGVPLAHLLADYQRQCARSNEIVAAHPLEQTGRHPDFGSAAASLRWMLIHMVEETGRHAGHLDVIRELLDGRKGYY, from the coding sequence ATGGCGCTTCCCCGCATCCGTCCGCCGTTCGACGCCGACGAGCGCACCCAGTTGGTCGGCTGGCTCGACATGCAACGCGCGATCGTGCACTTCAAGTGCGAAGGGCTGTCGGATGCCGACGCCCACCGGGCGCTGCTGCCGTCGTCACCGCTGATGACCGTCGCCGGGATCGTGTCGCACCTGCGCTGGGTGGAACAGACCTGGTTCGAGGTGTTGTTCCTCGGCGGGCCGGCCGACGGGCCGCAGTTCGACGAGACCCGTGAGGACGCAGACATGATGGTCGACGGTGTGCCGCTGGCCCATCTGCTGGCCGACTATCAGCGGCAGTGTGCCAGGTCGAACGAGATCGTCGCCGCGCACCCGCTGGAGCAGACCGGCCGGCACCCGGACTTCGGGTCGGCGGCGGCGTCGCTGCGCTGGATGCTGATCCACATGGTCGAGGAGACCGGCCGGCACGCCGGGCATCTGGACGTCATCCGGGAACTGCTGGACGGCCGCAAGGGCTACTACTGA
- a CDS encoding glycoside hydrolase family 6 protein has protein sequence MIAQQWSSWATRFSAVPAASVAIAVVLAGAVAATAGPSHAAARHQAKVNNPYAGARVYVNPEWSALAAGEPGGHLVADQPTAVRLDRIAAIDGADDRMGLREHLDEALRQGADLIQLVLHNLPGRDCERLASTGELAYDELPRYRAEFVDPISQILADPAYARLRIVTIIEPNSLANLVTHTSPRPDATFGCDQVLAYGSYPLGIGYALAQLGPLPNVYPYLDVSHPGQLGRSSDLADLVSLLEFAADASGATPDLVHGFIANVGNYSVLREKYFRTRDVINGEPVRTHSSWVAGRDFVDVLPYLAAMRHRLTAAGFPRGAGMLVDTSRNGWGGPERPSGPGPRTSAEEYVEAGRLDRRAQVTTWCNQTDAGIGVRPVAAPASGIDAYVWATAPGTSDGSGTWGNAFHPYEPRCHPDYAGTDDTGALPGAPPAGDWFPAYFQRLLANAWPPLATGAAVRGPARD, from the coding sequence ATGATAGCTCAGCAATGGTCCTCGTGGGCCACCCGCTTCAGCGCGGTGCCGGCCGCCTCCGTCGCCATCGCCGTAGTCCTGGCCGGAGCCGTCGCAGCCACCGCCGGACCCAGTCACGCGGCCGCCCGACATCAGGCGAAAGTGAACAATCCGTACGCCGGCGCTCGGGTCTATGTCAACCCCGAGTGGTCGGCACTGGCCGCTGGCGAGCCGGGCGGCCACCTGGTCGCCGACCAACCGACCGCCGTACGCCTGGACCGCATCGCCGCCATCGACGGCGCCGACGACCGGATGGGCCTGCGTGAGCACCTCGACGAGGCACTGCGCCAGGGTGCCGACCTGATCCAGCTCGTCCTGCACAACCTGCCGGGCCGCGACTGCGAACGGCTGGCCTCCACCGGCGAGCTCGCCTATGACGAGCTACCCCGCTACCGGGCGGAGTTCGTCGACCCGATCAGCCAGATCCTCGCCGACCCGGCGTACGCCCGACTACGGATCGTCACCATCATCGAGCCGAACTCGCTGGCCAATCTGGTCACCCACACCTCGCCGCGACCGGACGCCACCTTCGGCTGCGACCAGGTGCTGGCGTACGGGAGCTACCCGCTCGGCATCGGCTACGCCCTGGCGCAGCTCGGTCCGCTGCCCAACGTCTATCCGTACCTGGACGTGAGTCATCCTGGGCAGCTCGGCCGGTCATCGGACTTGGCCGACCTGGTGTCGCTGCTCGAGTTCGCGGCCGACGCGTCGGGTGCCACTCCCGACCTGGTACACGGCTTCATCGCCAACGTTGGGAACTACTCGGTACTGCGGGAGAAGTACTTCCGCACCCGCGACGTGATCAACGGCGAGCCGGTGCGGACCCACAGCAGCTGGGTGGCCGGACGTGATTTCGTCGACGTGCTGCCGTACCTGGCCGCGATGCGGCACCGACTGACCGCCGCCGGGTTCCCCCGAGGAGCCGGCATGCTGGTCGACACGTCCCGCAACGGCTGGGGCGGGCCCGAGCGCCCGAGCGGGCCGGGTCCACGGACCAGCGCCGAGGAGTACGTCGAGGCCGGCCGGCTCGACCGGCGGGCCCAGGTGACGACCTGGTGCAACCAGACGGATGCGGGCATCGGCGTACGGCCGGTGGCCGCACCGGCATCCGGCATCGACGCGTACGTGTGGGCCACCGCACCGGGCACCTCGGACGGCTCCGGCACCTGGGGCAACGCGTTCCACCCGTACGAGCCGAGATGCCACCCGGACTACGCCGGCACGGACGACACCGGCGCGCTGCCCGGTGCGCCGCCAGCCGGCGACTGGTTCCCGGCGTACTTCCAGCGGTTGCTGGCCAACGCCTGGCCTCCGCTGGCCACCGGCGCCGCCGTGCGCGGCCCGGCGCGCGACTGA